CCTCGACGACCTGCGCCACCGCCTCGCCGTCGAGGTGACCGCCCACGACGAGCAGGGCGCGCGGGCCCGCGCGGTCTCGGAGGAGACCGGCCCGGTGCGTCGCGCCGACCTCGAGCCGCGCTCGGCGCCGCGGGTGCTGGGCACCCAGCGCTTCGGGCGGGTCCTGCGCGGCGACGCCGGGCGCTGGAGCAGCCGGCCGACCCGGGTGCGCTGGACCTGGCTGCGCGACGGCGAGCCCGTCGCTGGGGCCCGGGCCCGCAGCCGCGCGGTCGCCCCCGGCGACGTCGGTCACCGGCTGCGCGTGCAGGTGCGCGTCGACGCGTCCGGCCACCGCCCCGCGACGGCCACCTCGCCGGTCACCGCGCCGGTGCGCCACCGCGTCGACCTGCGCCGCACCGTGGCCTACAGCATCGCGACCCGCGGGCGCACCACCACGCCGGTGCGCGACTTCGCGCGCCTGGCCCAGCAGACCTTCGACGACCCGCGCGGCTGGCGCGGCGCCGGGGTCGGGTTCCGGCGGGTGGCCGAGGGCGGGGCCTTCACGCTGGTGCTGGCCGAGGCCGCCACGCTGCCGTCCTTCCACCCGGTCTGCTCCACGCAGTACAGCTGCCGGGTGGGGCGCTACGTCGTCATCAACCAGGACCGCTGGCGCACCGCCACCGCGCCGTGGAACGCCGCCGGCGGCAGCCTGCGCGACTACCGCCACATGGTCGTCAACCACGAGACCGGCCACTGGCTCGGCCTCGGGCACGGCTCCTGCCCCGGCGCCGGGCAGCCGGCGCCGGTGATGCAGCAGCAGTCGAAGGGCCTGGGCGGCTGCCGCTTCAACCCCTGGCCGCTGGCGGGCGAGCGCGATCGGGTCTGAGCCCCGGGTGGTGCCTCAGGAGGCGGCGACGTCGAGGTCCTGCTCGTCGTTCATCTGCGAGCCCGGCACCGGGCCCAGCCCCAGCAGGTCGAGCGAGAGGTTGGCCAGGTCGCCGTTGCGCACCGGCTGGCGGGCCCGGCCGTAGCCGGGGCGCCCGTCGCCCGGGTCGCGGTAGTCGGGGTTGAGGTCGTAGAGGTCGCCCGCCGCCACGCCCGGCCCCCAGACCACGAACGGCACCGTGTAGTTCACCGCCCGCCGGGCGTCGTCGTGCCGCAGGCCGGTGCCGCCGTGGTCGGAGGTCAGCACCACCCGCACGCTGCTCGCCAGCCGCGGCTCCGACTCCACCCGGGCCAGCAGCCGGCCCACCAGCCGGTCGGCCTCGCGCACCGCGTCGTCGTACGCCGTCGACCCGAAGCCGTGGGTGTGCCCGGCGGCGTCGGGGTCGGGCAGGTGCACGAACGTGAACGCCCGGTCCTGGCGCGCGAGGTCGCGCCCGGCCCGGCGCACCAGCCTGGGCGGGTCGGCCTCGAGCACGAACCGGTCGACGGCGCGCGGCCAGGAGCGCTGGAAGAGGGTGAGCTTCTGCTTGGCGACGAAGAGCGCCACCTCGCCGCCGCCGCGGTGCACCTCGCTGAGGACCGAGCGCACCGGGCCCCCGGCGGCGCGCCGCACGGTGCTGCCGGGGCGGTGCTCGTTCCAGGTCACGCCGTGGCCGCCGCGCGCGGCGTCGACCCGGCGCCCGGTCAGCTGCGTGGTGTGGTCGGGCAGCGTCTCGGTGCGCTGGCGGGCGGTGCGGGCGTTGAGGGTGCCCGCGCCCTCGGCGAGCAGCCGGTGCAGGGTCGGGGTGCCCTCGGGGCCCAGCCGCTCGACCACGTCGGGGCGCAGCCCGTCGACCGAGATCGCCAGCACCCGCGGCTCGGGGATCTCGGCGCTCGACGGGGCCGGGACGACGCGCGGCGCGGGGTCCGAGCGGGAGCAGGCGGCGGCCGGGGCGACGGCGAGCAGGACGGCCAGGGCGGGCGCGACGAGGCGGCGTACGAGCACGCGGCGACCGTACCCGCCGCGCACCCGCTCGGCTCCGTGCGCGGTCTCCCGCGACCGCCGGGCGACGTGACCTGCCTCGCGCCTGCGTGCGGACGCGAGGATCTGCGCCTACCCTTCACCCGTGCCGCCAGAGTCCGCCCCGCCGTCGAAGGACGCCCCGATCGGGATCTTCGACTCCGGGTTCGGCGGGCTGACCGTGGCCCGCTCGGTGATCGACCAGCTGCCCCACGAGTCGGTGGTCTACCTCGGCGACACCGCTCGCCAGCCCTACGGCCCCCGGCCGATCGGGCAGGTGCGGGAGTACGCGCTGGAGTGCCTGGACCACCTCGTCGAGACCGGGGTCAAGGCCCTGGTCATCGCCTGCAACTCCGCCAGCGCCGCGATGCTGCGCGACGCCCGCGAGCGCTACGACGTGCCGGTGGTCGAGGTGATCTACCCCGCGACCCGCCGGGCGGTGGCGGCCAGCCGCAACGGGCGCATCGGCGTGATCTGCACCCGCGCGACCGCCGAGTCGATGGCCTACGACGACGCGTTCGCCGCCGCCCCGCACCTCGAGCTCAGCACCCGGGCCTGCCCCCGCTTCGTCGACTTCGTGGAGGCCGGCGTCACCGCGGGCGACGAGCTGCTGGAGGCCGCGCACGAGTACCTCGACCCGCTCAGCGAGGCCGGCGTCGACACCCTGATCCTGGGGTGCACCCACTACCCGCTGCTGACCGGCATCATCTCCTACGTGATGGGCGACGGCGTGACCCTCGTGAGCTCGGCGGAGGAGTGCGCCAAGGACGTCTTCAAGATGCTCGTGGTCAACGACCTGCTGCGCGAGGGCGGCGAGCCGCGCCACACCTTCCTGACCACCGGGGAGCCGGAGGAGTTCGCGGCCGTCGGGCGGCGCTTCCTGGGCCCCGAGATGGCCGCGGCCACCAGCCTCGCCGGGAGCCTGGCGTGAGCACCCGGCCCAGCAGCCCGCCCAGCCCTCGCCCCAGCGTGCGCCTGACCGTCGTGGGCTGCTCGGGCTCCTACCCCGGCCCCGACTCGCCCGCCTCGTGCTACCTGCTCGAGGCCGAGCACGACGACGGCAGCGGCCCGCGCACCTGGCGGGTCGTCCTCGACCTCGGCAACGGCGCCCTGGGGGCGCTGCAGCGCTACGCCGACCCGCTGGCCATCGACGCGGTGCTGCTGAGCCACCTGCACGCCGACCACTGCCTGGACATGTGCGGCTACCACGTGCTGCGCCGCTACCACCCGAGCGGCCCGCAGCCCCTGCTCCCGGTCCACGGGCCCGCCGACACCGCCGACCGCCTGGCGCGCGGCTACGACCTCGAGGTCGACCCCGGCATGCGCGAGGAGTTCGACTTCCGGGTCTGGGGCGAGCCGGTGCGGATCGGGCCCTTCCACGTGCGCGCGGTCCCGGTCGACCACCCCGTCGACGCCTTCGGGCTGCGGATCACCGTCGGCGACGTCACCATCGGCTACTCCGGCGACACCGCCCCCTGCGCTGGCCTCGACGAGGTGGCCGACGGTGTCGACCTGCTGCTCGCCGAGGCGTCGTTCCGCGCCGGCGACGACAACCCGCCCCACATCCACCTGACCGGCACCGACTGCGGCGACGTCGCCCGGCGTGCCGGCGTCGGACGCCTGGTGCTCACCCACGTGCCGCCCTGGTTCGACCCCGCCGACGCCCTCGCCGAGGCCACCGCCGTCTTCGACGGCCCCACCGTCCTGGCCACCCCCGGGGCGGTCTACGAGCTCTGAGGCCGGCTGCATGAGTCCCCGGTCAGCCGGGGACTCCTGTACTTGTCAGGTGTTGCAACCCCTGACAAGTGCATGAGTCACCGGTCGACCGGGGATTCATGCACGGCGCCACGCCGGGTCGAGGTGCGCGACCGGCCCCGGTTCGGGCAGGGTGAGAGCCATGATCATCGTGGATCACCTCACCAGGAAGTACGGCGGCTTCACCGCCGTCGACGACGTCAGCTTCACCGCGCAGCCGGGCCGGGTCACCGGCTTCCTCGGCCCCAACGGCGCCGGCAAGACCACCACCATGCGGGTCATGGTCGGGCTGACCCCGGCCACCAGCGGGTCGGTGACCATCGGTGGGCACGCCTACCGCGACATCCCCAACCCCGGGCGTCACGTCGGGGTGCTGCTCGACGCCTCCGCCCAGCACGCCGGCCGCACCGGCCGCGAGGTGCTGACCATCGGTGCGCGCACCATGGGCCTGCCCGACAGCCGGGTCGAGGAGATGCTCGAGCTGGTCTCGCTGACCGGCCCGGAGTCCAAGCGCCGGGTCCGCAACTACTCCCTGGGCATGCGCCAGCGCCTCGGCATCGCCCACGCGCTGCTCGGCGACCCGTCGGTGCTGATCCTCGACGAGCCCGCCAACGGCCTCGACCCCGCCGGCATCCGCTGGATGCGCGGCCTGCTCAAGGGGTACGCCGACCGCGGCGGCACGGTGCTGCTCTCCAGCCACCTGCTGCACGAGGTCGAGCAGATCGCCGACGAGATGATCCTGATCGGGCGGGGCCGCGTCGTGGCCCAGGGCGACAAGAAGAGCCTGCTCGAGGGCCAGGCGGCCAGCTCGATGGTCACCGCCACCGACAACGCCCGGCTGGCCGAGGTGCTGCGCGCCCAGGGGGTCGCGGTGTCGACGGCCGGGGAGGGGCTGCGGGCCGACTGCGCCACCGTCGACGTCGGCCGCGCCGCGGCCGAGCACGGCATCGTCCTGACCGACCTGCGCAGCGGCTCGGCCGGGCTCGAGGACCTGTTCCTCGAGCTGACCGCCGGCACCCAGCGCGAGGGCCACCCCGCCGCCGCCACCCAGCAGAGCCAGCCGACCCAGCAGGGAGCCCCCGCATGAGCGCCACCACCGCACCCGTCCCCGGCACCCCCGGCATGATCGACATCAGCTCCACCCCGCGGGTCCCGCTCGGCCGCCTGGTCTCGGTCGAGCTGCGCAAGAGCCTCGACACCCGTGCGGGGCGCTGGTTCACCGGCTCGATCGTGGCGCTGTGCCTGGCGATCGTGCTGATCTTCGCGCTGATCGCCGACGGGGTCGGCCTGACGTACGGCGACTTCCTGCTCGTCTCGGGCAGCGTGCTGGGCTACTTCCTGCCGATCCTCGTCATCTTGATGGTCACCAGCGAGTGGAGCCAGCGCACCGGCCTGGTGACCTTCACCCTCGAGCCGCACCGTCCGCGCGTGGTGGCCGCGAAGTTCCTGGCCGCGCTGGTGCTGGGCGCGGGCCTGATCGTGCTCGCCGCCGTGGTCGCGGCCCTCGGCGTGCTGGTCGCGGGCGCCGACTGGAGCGTCGAGACCGGTCTGCTGGTCAACGGCTTCGTGGTCGCCAACCTGATCGGCATCCTGCTCGGCTTCGCGATCGCGATGCTGCTGATGAACACCCCGGCCGCGATCGTCGCCTACTTCATCTACACGCTGGTGCTGCCCATCGCCGTGGGCATCCTCGGCGCGTTCCAGGAGTGGTTCGCCGACCTCGCGCCGTGGATCGAGTTCAACACCGCGCAGGCCACCCTCTTCGAGGGCGACTACGTGCCCACCGGCGAGGAGACCGCCCAGCTCGTCACCTCCGGGCTGATCTGGCTGGTGCTGCCGCTGGTGCTGGGCCTGCTGCGCCTGCTGCGCGCCGAGCCGAAGTAAGTCTTCACCCGGTCGTCGCCCCGACGTCGACCAGCCGCGGCCCCCACGTTCCTCGCGCAGCGAGGGTGGGGGCCGTGGCGCTCCCCACCCCGTCCTCCGACCGGCACGGCACCCGCTACCTGCGCTTCGCCGCCCTCGGCGACAGCACCACCGTCGGGCTCGGCGACCCCGTCGCGACCTCGGTCTCGCCGACCGGCTGGCGCGGCTGGGCCCGGCTGCTCGCCGACGCCCTCGCGACGTCGTACGACGTCAGCTTCTGCAACCTGGCCGTCACCGGCGCCACCGCCGGCTGCGTGGTGGCCGGGCAGCTCGACGAGGCGGTGGCGCACCGCCCCGACGTGGCCTCGCTCATCGTCGGGGTCAACGACACGATGCGCTCGACCTGGGACCCGGTGCGGCTGCGCGAGGACCTGATGGGCACCGCGGAAGCGCTGCACGGCACGGGCGCGCTGCTGCTGAGCGCCCGCTTCCACGACCACGGGCGGGTCCTCGGGCTCCCGGCGGTGCTGCGGCGGCCCCTGGGGGCGCGCATCGAGGCGGTCAACGAGGTCTACGACGAGGTGCACGCCACGTTCGGCGGCCTGCGCATCGACCTGGGGCTGCAGCAGGAGGTGCTCGACCGGTCCTTCTGGTCGGTGGACCGGCTGCACCCCTCCGAGCTGGGGCACCGGGTGCTCGCCCACGGCTTCGCCCGGCTGCTGGTCGCCGAGGGGCTCACCCTCGCCCCGGTCGCGACCACGGCCGAGGGCGGGCTGGCGACCTCGTGGCGCAGCGACCTGCGCTGGTGCGTGGCCGAGGGGGCGCCGTGGATCGGACGCCGCGCGCGCGACCTGGGGCCCTGGGCGGTGCGCACGGCCTGGCACGAGGCCCGCGCCCCCCGCGGGCCAGCCGGGCGCGCCGAGCCCCGGGCGCTGCCCGCGCGTGCCGGGAAGTAGCCTCGCGGCCATGACTGCACGCGAGGACGGCCGCGCCGACGACGAGCTCCGCCCGATCACGATCACCCGCCACTGGCTCGACCACGCCGCCGGGTCGGTGCTGGTCGAGTTCGGCCGCACCAAGGTGCTGTGCGCCGCCTCGGCCTCCGAGGGCGTGCCGCGCTGGCGCAAGGGCTCGGGCCTGGGGTGGGTGACCGCGGAGTACGCCATGCTCCCGGCCTCGACCAACACCCGCTCCGACCGCGAGTCGGTCAAGGGCCGCATCGGCGGACGCACCCACGAGATCAGCCGGCTCATCGGGCGCTCGCTGCGCGCGGTCGTCGACTACGAGGCGCTCGGCGAGAACACCATCCAGCTCGACTGCGACGTGCTGCAGGCCGACGGCGGCACCCGCACCGCCGCGATCACCGGCGCCTACGTCGCCCTGGCCGACGCCGTGTCCCACCTGCGCTCGACCGGCGCGCTCAAGGGCGAGCCGCTGACCGGGTCGGTCGCCGCCGTCTCGGTCGGCATCATCGACGGCACCCCGCGCCTGGACCTGCCCTACGTCGAGGACGTGCGCGCCGAGACCGACATGAACGTCGTGATGACCGGCGCCGGCTCGTTCGTCGAGGTGCAGGGCACCGCCGAGGGGGCGGCCTTCGACCGCGCCGAGCTCGACGCCCTGCTCGACCTGGCGGCCCAGGGCTGCGTCGACCTGACCCGCCTGCAGCAGGAGGCGCTGGCTCGATGAGCGCCGGCCGGCAGCGGGTCCACCTCGCCTCGCGCAACGCCAAGAAGATCGCCGAGATGCAGCGCATCCTGCGCGAGCACGCGCCCGACCTCGAGGTCGTCGGCCTCGACGACGTGGCGGCGTACGACGAGCCGGTCGAGGACCAGCCCACCTTCGTCGGCAACGCGCTGCTCAAGGCCCGGGCCGGCCACGAGGCCACCGGTCTGCCGACGCTGGCCGACGACTCGGGGCTGTGCGTCGACGCCCTCAACGGCATGCCGGGCGTGCTCTCGGCGCGCTGGGCCGGGCCGGGCAAGGACGACGCGGCCAACAACGCGCTGCTGCTCGCCCAGCTCGCCGACGTGCCGGAGGTGCGCCGCGGCGCCCACTTCGCCTGCGCCGTGGCGTACGTCGACGGGCCGGGGGAGGCCGGCCAGCTCGTGGTGGAGGGCCGGATGGACGGCACCGTCATCGACGAGCTGCGCGGCGAGGGCGGCTTCGGCTACGACGCGCTGTTCGTGGCCGACGAGCACAGCGAGCCCGAGCGCACCAGCGCCGAGCTCGACCCGGCCGAGAAGGACCGGGTCTCCCACCGGGGTCGCGCGCTGCGCGAGATCGCCCCGCTCGTCGCGCGTCGTCTCGCCTGAGCCGCGTCCCGGTCTGAGAGGCTGCCCCCGTGACCCGTCCCTTCCTCCTGCGTCGTCCGCTCCCGTCTGCTGCTGCGCCTGGTGGGCTGGCGCACCGTGGGGGAGGTGCCGCGCAAGGGCGTCCTCGTCGGCGCCCCGCACACCTCGAACTGGGACTGGGTGCTGACGCTGCTGCTGGCCTGGGACAGCCGGGTGACGATCCGGCTGCTGGTGAAGAAGGAGTTCTTCAAGGGCCCGATCGGCTGGGTGCTGCGCGCGACCGGCGCGGTGCCGCTCGACCGGTCGAACCCGGGTGCGACGATCCGTGAGCTGATCGCCGACGCCGAGACCGACGAGACCTTCCTGCTCGGCATCGCCGCCGAGGGCACCCGCAGCAAGGGCGAGTACTGGAAGTCGGGCTTCTACCGGATCTCCCAGCAGACCGGCCTGCCGATCACGCTGGCCTTCGTCGACAAGCCCACCCGCCGCGTGGGCTGGGGCCCGACGTTCCCGCTCAGCGGCGACGTGTCCGCCGACATGGATCGGATCCGCGCGTTCTTCGCCGACAAGACCGGCCTCAAGCCCGACCAGGCCACCGAGCCCCGCCTCAAGGAGGAGGGCCCCGCCTGACGGCCGAGCGGTCACTTCTGAACCACCGAGCAGTCACTTCCGCCCCGGCCGCATGGTCGGCCCGACCCCTCGCTGGCCGGGATCGACCGGCCGAGGGTGCGGAACTGACCGGTCGATGGTTCAGAAGTGACCGCTCGGCCGTCGGTGCCGGAGGCGGGACTTGAACCCGCACGCCCTGGGGCACAGGTACCTAAAACCTGCGTGTCTGCCTGTTCCACCACTCCGGCTGCAGGTGGGAGTCTAGGAGCGATGAGGTGCACGCGTCTGGCGGGCCTGCTGCTGCTCGCGCCGGTGCTGCTCGGGGGCGGCTGCAGCGACCCCGGGCCCGACGCCGCGCCCAGCCCGTCGTCCAGCCCCTCGAGCAGCCCCTCGACCGGCCCGTCGACCGGCCTGGCGGCCGAGCTGCGCCAGTCGTCGCTCGACGTGGCGCGCGGGCAGATGCAGGTGTGGGTGGAGAACGGCACCGGGGCGCCGCTGCTGCCGACCTCGGTGCGCTACGTCGACGACCGGCTGGGCCGCCCGATCGCGGGGGAGCGCCTGCGCGAGGTGCCTGAGGGGGCCCGGTTCGGGTTCGTGCTGCCACTGCCGCCGCGGCCAGCCTGCGGCCCGCGGGCGCAGGACCGCGGGGTCCAGCAGGTGCAGGTGCGCGCCGCCCAGGGGGAGTGGCGGGCGCCGGTGGCCGACGAGACCGACGTGCTCGGACGCCACCTCGCGGCCCGCTGCCTCGAGCGTGCCGTGGCCGAGGCCGTCGACCTGCGCTGGCTGCCGGTGCGCCACGACGGCCGGCGCGGCAGCACCGCCACGATGGTCCTCGAGGCCCGGCCCACGGGCGAGCCCGGCCACCGGCTCGTCATCGACACCGTCAGCGGTACGCCGCTCCTGGGCGCCGCGCGCGCCCCGCACTGGTCCCCGGGGGTGCTGGTGCGCAGCGACGGGGCCGTGGTGCGCCTGCCGCTGGAGGCGCAGGCGGCTCGGTGCGACGACCACGTCTTCATGGAGGGCGGCGGGTCGACCGCGTTCCGCGTCGGGCTGCGCCTCGACGGTCAGCCGGGCCAGCTGCTGGTGCGCATGAGCGAGCGCGTCTCGGCGACCGCGGTCGCGTTCGTGCGCGAGAGCTGCGGGCTGTGAGCGCGACCGGGGCGGCCCGCGCCCCCGAGCCGTGGTCGGGGCCGGGCGTGGTGCTGCGGGCCTTCGAGTGGAGCGACGAGGCGGACCTGGCCGAGGCGTTCACCGACCCCGCGGTCGCGACCTGGAACCCCGGCCCCGCCGAGGGGGCGCTGGCGTTCATGCGCGAGCGCAACGACTGGAGCGCCGGCACGCACGCCTCGTGGGCGGTCACCGAGACCGCCGCCGGGCCGGCCGGGTCGGGGCGGCTGCTGGGCTCGGTCTCGCTGCACAAGATCGACCGCGACCAGGGCGACGCCGAGGTCGGCTACTGGGTCGCACCCTGGGCGCGCGGACGCCGGCTCGGGGCGGCGGCCGCCGCGGCAGCGGCGGCGTACGGCTTCGAGCGGCTGGGCCTGCACCGCGTCTACCTGTTCCACGCGGTGGAGAACCCGGCCTCGTGCGCGGTGGCCCGGCGGGCGGGCTTCCTGCTCGAGGGCACGCTGCGCCAGTCGTTCCGCTACCCCGACGGGCGCCACCACGACGAGCACCTGCACGCCCGGCTGGTCACCGACCGCTAGATGTTCTGACCACGGACGTTAGGTACGGCGGGTCGGCTGGACCATGACGAAGACCTCCGGGTGAGGTGTGGAGCTACCACAGCAACCACATCCACCACGGAGGTCTTCATGACCCACGCTAACGCCACCCTCACCCCAGCCGGGCGACTGCGTCTGGCCCAGCTCGTCGTCGACCACGACTGGACCTACGCCCGTGCCGCCGAACGGTTCTCCGTCAGCATCACCACCGCCCGCCGCTGGGCCCTGCGTTACCGCGAATCCGGCAGGGCCGGCATGGTCGACCGGTCCTCACGACCGCACCGCTGCCCAAACCAGCTGCCCCGACGAACCGAGCGTCGGATCGTGAGCCTGCGAGTCACCCGGCGCTGGGGACCGGCCCGGATCGCCTACCACCTCGGGCAGAACCCCTCGACCGTCCACCAGGTCCTGCGCCGCTACGGCTGCCCACGGCTGAAGTGGACCGACCCCGCCACCGGCACCCGGATCAAGACCTCCTCGCGGGACAAGCGACGCTACGAGCACGCCGCACCGGGCGATCTGGTCCACGTCGACATCAAGAAGCTCGGCAAGATCCCCGACGGCGGCGGCTGGCGCGTCCACGGCCGCGGATCAGCCCAAGACCGCAGCGCCGGCGCCACACGCGACCGGGCCGCCCGCTCCGGTGCCACACCCTCGCGCGGCTACGTCTACCTCCACCACGCCGTAGACGACCACTCCCGGCTGGCCTACTCCGAGATCCTCACCGACGAACGCAAGGAGACCGCCGCAGGGTTCTGGCAACGCGCCCGCGCCTACTTCGCCGAGCACGGCATCGCGGTCAGCGCCGTCTTGACCGACAACGGCTCCTGCTACCGATCACGGCTCTGGGCCGCGACCCTGGGCCAGGACGTCAAACACCGCCGCACCCGCCCCTACCGGCCCCAGACCAACGGCAAGGTCGAACGCTTCAACCGCACCCTGCTCGAGGAATGGGCCTACGCCTGCGCCTACACCTCAGAAGCCGACCGCGCGTCCGCCTACCCGGAGTGGCTCCATCACTACAATCACCACCGCGGCCACACCAGCCTCAAAGGCAAGTCACCCA
The Nocardioides marinisabuli genome window above contains:
- a CDS encoding IS481 family transposase, which produces MTHANATLTPAGRLRLAQLVVDHDWTYARAAERFSVSITTARRWALRYRESGRAGMVDRSSRPHRCPNQLPRRTERRIVSLRVTRRWGPARIAYHLGQNPSTVHQVLRRYGCPRLKWTDPATGTRIKTSSRDKRRYEHAAPGDLVHVDIKKLGKIPDGGGWRVHGRGSAQDRSAGATRDRAARSGATPSRGYVYLHHAVDDHSRLAYSEILTDERKETAAGFWQRARAYFAEHGIAVSAVLTDNGSCYRSRLWAATLGQDVKHRRTRPYRPQTNGKVERFNRTLLEEWAYACAYTSEADRASAYPEWLHHYNHHRGHTSLKGKSPIDRVPNLPGQNS
- a CDS encoding SGNH/GDSL hydrolase family protein; its protein translation is MALPTPSSDRHGTRYLRFAALGDSTTVGLGDPVATSVSPTGWRGWARLLADALATSYDVSFCNLAVTGATAGCVVAGQLDEAVAHRPDVASLIVGVNDTMRSTWDPVRLREDLMGTAEALHGTGALLLSARFHDHGRVLGLPAVLRRPLGARIEAVNEVYDEVHATFGGLRIDLGLQQEVLDRSFWSVDRLHPSELGHRVLAHGFARLLVAEGLTLAPVATTAEGGLATSWRSDLRWCVAEGAPWIGRRARDLGPWAVRTAWHEARAPRGPAGRAEPRALPARAGK
- a CDS encoding alkaline phosphatase family protein, which translates into the protein MLVRRLVAPALAVLLAVAPAAACSRSDPAPRVVPAPSSAEIPEPRVLAISVDGLRPDVVERLGPEGTPTLHRLLAEGAGTLNARTARQRTETLPDHTTQLTGRRVDAARGGHGVTWNEHRPGSTVRRAAGGPVRSVLSEVHRGGGEVALFVAKQKLTLFQRSWPRAVDRFVLEADPPRLVRRAGRDLARQDRAFTFVHLPDPDAAGHTHGFGSTAYDDAVREADRLVGRLLARVESEPRLASSVRVVLTSDHGGTGLRHDDARRAVNYTVPFVVWGPGVAAGDLYDLNPDYRDPGDGRPGYGRARQPVRNGDLANLSLDLLGLGPVPGSQMNDEQDLDVAAS
- the murI gene encoding glutamate racemase: MPPESAPPSKDAPIGIFDSGFGGLTVARSVIDQLPHESVVYLGDTARQPYGPRPIGQVREYALECLDHLVETGVKALVIACNSASAAMLRDARERYDVPVVEVIYPATRRAVAASRNGRIGVICTRATAESMAYDDAFAAAPHLELSTRACPRFVDFVEAGVTAGDELLEAAHEYLDPLSEAGVDTLILGCTHYPLLTGIISYVMGDGVTLVSSAEECAKDVFKMLVVNDLLREGGEPRHTFLTTGEPEEFAAVGRRFLGPEMAAATSLAGSLA
- a CDS encoding GNAT family N-acetyltransferase — translated: MSATGAARAPEPWSGPGVVLRAFEWSDEADLAEAFTDPAVATWNPGPAEGALAFMRERNDWSAGTHASWAVTETAAGPAGSGRLLGSVSLHKIDRDQGDAEVGYWVAPWARGRRLGAAAAAAAAAYGFERLGLHRVYLFHAVENPASCAVARRAGFLLEGTLRQSFRYPDGRHHDEHLHARLVTDR
- a CDS encoding DUF3152 domain-containing protein; the protein is MSPAPDLPRGVAVLVALLLVVLPAAHSAADDPEPEPGPTLSNQAPPRVVGETTYGKRLRAERGTWLHSDPEAELRFTYRWLRDGERVRGAREQTYRPGLDDLRHRLAVEVTAHDEQGARARAVSEETGPVRRADLEPRSAPRVLGTQRFGRVLRGDAGRWSSRPTRVRWTWLRDGEPVAGARARSRAVAPGDVGHRLRVQVRVDASGHRPATATSPVTAPVRHRVDLRRTVAYSIATRGRTTTPVRDFARLAQQTFDDPRGWRGAGVGFRRVAEGGAFTLVLAEAATLPSFHPVCSTQYSCRVGRYVVINQDRWRTATAPWNAAGGSLRDYRHMVVNHETGHWLGLGHGSCPGAGQPAPVMQQQSKGLGGCRFNPWPLAGERDRV
- a CDS encoding ABC transporter permease; translated protein: MSATTAPVPGTPGMIDISSTPRVPLGRLVSVELRKSLDTRAGRWFTGSIVALCLAIVLIFALIADGVGLTYGDFLLVSGSVLGYFLPILVILMVTSEWSQRTGLVTFTLEPHRPRVVAAKFLAALVLGAGLIVLAAVVAALGVLVAGADWSVETGLLVNGFVVANLIGILLGFAIAMLLMNTPAAIVAYFIYTLVLPIAVGILGAFQEWFADLAPWIEFNTAQATLFEGDYVPTGEETAQLVTSGLIWLVLPLVLGLLRLLRAEPK
- the rdgB gene encoding RdgB/HAM1 family non-canonical purine NTP pyrophosphatase, giving the protein MSAGRQRVHLASRNAKKIAEMQRILREHAPDLEVVGLDDVAAYDEPVEDQPTFVGNALLKARAGHEATGLPTLADDSGLCVDALNGMPGVLSARWAGPGKDDAANNALLLAQLADVPEVRRGAHFACAVAYVDGPGEAGQLVVEGRMDGTVIDELRGEGGFGYDALFVADEHSEPERTSAELDPAEKDRVSHRGRALREIAPLVARRLA
- a CDS encoding 1-acyl-sn-glycerol-3-phosphate acyltransferase — its product is MGWRTVGEVPRKGVLVGAPHTSNWDWVLTLLLAWDSRVTIRLLVKKEFFKGPIGWVLRATGAVPLDRSNPGATIRELIADAETDETFLLGIAAEGTRSKGEYWKSGFYRISQQTGLPITLAFVDKPTRRVGWGPTFPLSGDVSADMDRIRAFFADKTGLKPDQATEPRLKEEGPA
- a CDS encoding ABC transporter ATP-binding protein yields the protein MIIVDHLTRKYGGFTAVDDVSFTAQPGRVTGFLGPNGAGKTTTMRVMVGLTPATSGSVTIGGHAYRDIPNPGRHVGVLLDASAQHAGRTGREVLTIGARTMGLPDSRVEEMLELVSLTGPESKRRVRNYSLGMRQRLGIAHALLGDPSVLILDEPANGLDPAGIRWMRGLLKGYADRGGTVLLSSHLLHEVEQIADEMILIGRGRVVAQGDKKSLLEGQAASSMVTATDNARLAEVLRAQGVAVSTAGEGLRADCATVDVGRAAAEHGIVLTDLRSGSAGLEDLFLELTAGTQREGHPAAATQQSQPTQQGAPA
- the rph gene encoding ribonuclease PH, giving the protein MTAREDGRADDELRPITITRHWLDHAAGSVLVEFGRTKVLCAASASEGVPRWRKGSGLGWVTAEYAMLPASTNTRSDRESVKGRIGGRTHEISRLIGRSLRAVVDYEALGENTIQLDCDVLQADGGTRTAAITGAYVALADAVSHLRSTGALKGEPLTGSVAAVSVGIIDGTPRLDLPYVEDVRAETDMNVVMTGAGSFVEVQGTAEGAAFDRAELDALLDLAAQGCVDLTRLQQEALAR
- a CDS encoding MBL fold metallo-hydrolase — protein: MSTRPSSPPSPRPSVRLTVVGCSGSYPGPDSPASCYLLEAEHDDGSGPRTWRVVLDLGNGALGALQRYADPLAIDAVLLSHLHADHCLDMCGYHVLRRYHPSGPQPLLPVHGPADTADRLARGYDLEVDPGMREEFDFRVWGEPVRIGPFHVRAVPVDHPVDAFGLRITVGDVTIGYSGDTAPCAGLDEVADGVDLLLAEASFRAGDDNPPHIHLTGTDCGDVARRAGVGRLVLTHVPPWFDPADALAEATAVFDGPTVLATPGAVYEL